The Pseudomonadota bacterium region CCACCAGGGGTCCTGCGGCAGCGGTGTCAAACCGGCCATGAGCACCAAGACCCCCACCACGAGGGCGCCGCGCGCGATCCCGAACACGATCCCCATCATCCGGTCTGTCCCGGAGAGGCCCGAGCTCATCACTAGTTTGGCAATAATGAAATTGATGATGGCCCCGCACAACAAGGTCGCGATGAACAGCGCCATGAACGCGATGATCAAGCGCGCCGAAGGCACCGAGATGTAAGGGGTCAATTGATCCGCGAGCGGCCGCATAAACGTCATTGCAACCAAGATGGCCAAGATCCACGCCAAGAGCGAGAGCACCTCGCGAATCAATCCGCGCCAAATGCTGATGAGCGCGGACAAGCCTATGATGGCGAGGATGGCGTAATCCGCCCAGATCATCGGTTGCCCGCGTTCAACCTCGCTAGACCCCTCCGCCGGGACTCTTCCCGCCAGGCCGGCTGCCTAACGACGCTGTAGAGAAACCCCATTATTCATCCTACCGCAACCACAAAAAAAGCAGACCCGAAGAATAGCGGGCTATCGCAGCTACACCAGCGACAAGCCCTGCCCCTAACGATGGCAACGAAACCATCGGGTGTCCGCCAATAGGTGAGAGAACTTTGGGAGGTGCCCAAAATTTCAAGTATTATTGGCCAGAAACTAGACGATAGCGATCATCGCATGCCACTTCAATCGGCCATCGCCAAACTCGTGGCGGGCCAAGACCTCTCCGGAGACGAGATGAGCACG contains the following coding sequences:
- a CDS encoding CvpA family protein, with the protein product MIWADYAILAIIGLSALISIWRGLIREVLSLLAWILAILVAMTFMRPLADQLTPYISVPSARLIIAFMALFIATLLCGAIINFIIAKLVMSSGLSGTDRMMGIVFGIARGALVVGVLVLMAGLTPLPQDPWWEQSVLLGRFEAMALWLRSYLPPEVAAYFTF